A region of Maridesulfovibrio sp. DNA encodes the following proteins:
- the htpX gene encoding zinc metalloprotease HtpX yields MTSQIKTFFLLAALTAIILFLGGLMGGRTGLVIAFGFAIFMNVGSYWYSDKIVLSMYKARQLSANDAPQVYAMVKELAANAGIPTPRLYVIDQDAPNAFATGRNPENAVVAVTSGIMRILTPEELRGVIAHEIGHITNRDILIQSVAAVLAGAIMMIANMMQWAAIFGFGGDDEEGGTNPLAAILIAILAPIAASLIQMAISRSREYLADSTGARISGTPKALASALYKLDATARNIPMDANPATENMFIVNPFSGGNMANWFSTHPSTEDRIARLMSM; encoded by the coding sequence ATGACCAGTCAGATCAAAACATTTTTCCTGCTTGCCGCACTAACGGCGATTATCCTTTTTCTAGGGGGATTGATGGGAGGACGGACCGGGCTAGTCATTGCCTTCGGATTCGCCATATTTATGAACGTGGGCAGTTACTGGTATTCGGATAAAATTGTTCTTTCCATGTATAAAGCCAGACAGCTATCAGCTAACGACGCTCCGCAGGTGTATGCCATGGTTAAAGAGCTTGCTGCCAATGCCGGAATCCCCACTCCCCGGCTTTATGTAATTGATCAGGATGCCCCCAATGCTTTTGCTACCGGGCGTAACCCTGAGAATGCCGTGGTTGCAGTAACCAGCGGTATCATGCGTATCCTGACTCCGGAAGAACTGCGTGGAGTTATAGCCCATGAGATAGGCCACATCACTAACCGCGACATTCTCATTCAATCTGTTGCCGCTGTTCTCGCCGGGGCAATCATGATGATTGCCAATATGATGCAGTGGGCCGCAATTTTCGGTTTCGGCGGCGATGACGAGGAGGGAGGAACCAACCCTCTGGCCGCGATTCTCATAGCAATTCTCGCACCCATTGCCGCTTCCCTGATTCAGATGGCGATATCACGCTCCCGTGAGTATCTCGCAGACTCCACCGGGGCCCGGATTTCTGGTACCCCCAAGGCTCTGGCCTCCGCTCTTTATAAACTGGACGCCACTGCCCGCAACATACCTATGGATGCCAACCCCGCTACCGAAAACATGTTTATCGTCAACCCATTCAGCGGCGGAAACATGGCGAACTGGTTCAGCACCCATCCTTCTACCGAGGACCGTATTGCCAGACTTATGTCCATGTAA
- a CDS encoding trypsin-like peptidase domain-containing protein produces the protein MFFKSRIKIILFILLTVVIARPSFAAKDDSLRVTPVVRAVQKTSPAVVNINVTRIVERGVSPFGQMFGGQGFDMFFDNFPTQKRKFRSQATGSGVIINGRRGLVLTNAHVLSGGSDIKVRLINGEEYSAEIVGSDADFDIAVLKIKGAGNLPQVAMGDSSDIYIGETVIAIGNPFGYTHTVTTGVVSALKRAVKSKEGAYTDFIQTDAAINPGNSGGPLLNIMGDLIGINTAIQARAEGIGFAIPINRAKRVVKELLESGKVSPVWLGLSGQDLDQGAASYFGLSRVYGMLITDVHKDTPAAYAGLQPGDVVLRINGIEVEDKTGYLALLRVQTRSEDVDLEVLHEGKLRHVVVRPQSLELRQIRSQAWSRWGMVVDKDSRGRGMLVSKVRKNSASERLGLQPGDKIHQIGNHRVESQKDFLDSFLRYRLNNKVMLKVQRGRNFYYVKLIS, from the coding sequence ATGTTTTTCAAATCTCGTATTAAAATAATTCTTTTTATTCTGCTGACCGTTGTGATTGCCCGGCCATCCTTTGCGGCGAAGGATGATTCCCTGCGGGTGACTCCTGTAGTGCGGGCGGTCCAGAAGACCTCCCCGGCAGTTGTGAACATCAATGTAACCCGCATAGTAGAGCGCGGGGTGTCTCCTTTCGGGCAGATGTTCGGGGGACAGGGCTTTGATATGTTCTTTGACAATTTCCCGACCCAGAAGCGCAAATTCCGTTCGCAGGCAACCGGATCCGGAGTGATCATCAACGGACGCCGTGGGCTGGTGCTCACCAATGCTCACGTGCTTTCCGGAGGAAGCGACATCAAGGTCAGACTGATTAACGGCGAGGAATACTCTGCCGAGATTGTCGGTTCTGATGCTGATTTTGATATTGCCGTGCTCAAAATCAAGGGGGCAGGCAATCTTCCGCAGGTTGCCATGGGGGATTCCTCGGATATTTATATTGGCGAGACTGTAATCGCCATCGGCAACCCCTTCGGTTATACCCATACGGTGACCACCGGAGTTGTTTCTGCGCTCAAGCGTGCGGTAAAATCAAAAGAGGGCGCTTATACGGATTTCATTCAGACCGACGCAGCTATTAATCCCGGAAACAGCGGTGGGCCGTTGCTGAATATTATGGGTGATCTGATCGGTATCAATACCGCTATTCAGGCCCGCGCGGAGGGGATCGGCTTTGCTATTCCCATCAATCGGGCCAAGCGGGTGGTCAAGGAGCTGCTTGAATCCGGCAAGGTCTCCCCTGTCTGGCTGGGGCTGAGCGGTCAGGATCTGGATCAGGGGGCGGCCAGTTATTTCGGTCTTTCCCGTGTTTACGGCATGCTGATCACGGATGTCCATAAGGATACCCCAGCTGCTTATGCCGGTTTGCAGCCCGGAGACGTAGTGCTCAGGATCAATGGCATTGAGGTTGAGGACAAGACCGGGTATCTTGCTCTGCTTCGGGTGCAGACCCGCAGCGAAGATGTTGATCTTGAGGTCTTGCATGAAGGTAAACTCCGCCATGTTGTGGTCCGCCCGCAATCACTTGAGCTTCGGCAGATCCGGTCTCAGGCATGGTCCCGCTGGGGCATGGTTGTCGATAAGGATTCCCGAGGACGCGGCATGTTGGTTAGCAAAGTGCGTAAGAATAGCGCATCTGAACGTCTTGGCCTTCAGCCCGGAGACAAAATCCATCAGATAGGCAATCACCGTGTTGAGTCGCAGAAAGATTTTCTTGATTCCTTTCTGCGTTATCGTTTGAACAATAAGGTGATGCTCAAGGTTCAGCGCGGGCGTAATTTTTATTACGTGAAGTTGATTAGTTAA
- the thpR gene encoding RNA 2',3'-cyclic phosphodiesterase — MKKIRSFVAHPVPEEWKEIIRKSSASLRNGLQSKIAWVKPENMHLTLKFLGSVEEDKLAEVQGVLKKIPVVNFKITNAGAGFFPVQEKPHIIWLGIAEGTDTFCSTATKIDLEMAKLGFTKNRQSCHAHLTLGRVKKIADDDWNALAEKISSIELPATEINGFTLYKSELTPDGPVYSVIQEYK, encoded by the coding sequence ATGAAAAAAATCCGCTCATTCGTCGCACACCCCGTACCGGAAGAATGGAAAGAAATAATCCGCAAATCCTCCGCCAGCCTGCGCAATGGCCTGCAATCCAAAATTGCATGGGTAAAACCTGAAAACATGCACCTTACCCTCAAATTTCTGGGCAGCGTGGAGGAAGACAAGCTTGCCGAGGTGCAGGGAGTACTTAAAAAGATCCCGGTTGTAAACTTCAAAATTACAAACGCAGGGGCCGGTTTCTTTCCGGTGCAGGAAAAGCCTCATATTATCTGGCTGGGTATAGCCGAAGGGACTGACACTTTCTGCTCTACCGCAACAAAAATCGACTTGGAAATGGCCAAGCTGGGATTTACGAAAAACAGGCAATCCTGTCATGCCCACCTGACACTGGGTCGGGTCAAAAAAATAGCCGACGACGACTGGAACGCTCTGGCAGAAAAAATCAGCAGTATAGAACTGCCTGCAACAGAAATAAACGGATTCACCCTCTACAAAAGTGAACTCACCCCCGACGGCCCTGTTTATTCTGTTATACAGGAATACAAATAA
- a CDS encoding sulfotransferase family 2 domain-containing protein, whose translation MKNIFFYHVTKTAGTSLRNLLRNNYEAAEIYDSCANADGPNAGSDFLHERPGMYEEHSCFMGHYRPEILPRIPKLFFRFTFLRHPVSRAVSWFYYLKSAGLLESSMELREFFYSVPSMPKDSRCPAISYFKQSTNAYVRFFGNHLDKGFHEINNDHYHDAMESLQNNFDFIGFQERYEESAFMLSKLAGFDNIFYERLRETPESSKISDHRKELGDSLYNRIVEYNQYDIKLYENVLQKSEAHFAGFMTKYAAEFERSKTNRPEKAALRDSFMS comes from the coding sequence ATGAAAAATATTTTTTTCTATCATGTAACCAAAACCGCCGGGACCTCACTCAGAAACCTGTTACGCAACAATTATGAAGCGGCGGAAATTTACGACAGCTGCGCAAATGCGGACGGCCCAAATGCCGGGTCTGATTTCCTGCATGAAAGACCGGGAATGTATGAAGAACACTCATGTTTTATGGGCCATTACAGACCGGAGATACTGCCCCGGATTCCGAAGCTTTTTTTCCGTTTCACCTTTCTGCGCCACCCTGTCTCACGGGCTGTTTCATGGTTCTACTATTTGAAATCAGCCGGACTGCTGGAAAGTTCCATGGAGCTAAGAGAATTTTTTTACTCCGTGCCTTCCATGCCCAAAGACAGCAGATGCCCTGCAATCTCATACTTCAAACAATCCACAAATGCCTATGTGAGATTTTTCGGCAATCATCTTGATAAAGGCTTTCATGAGATAAACAACGACCATTATCACGATGCAATGGAATCCCTGCAGAACAACTTCGATTTCATAGGCTTTCAGGAAAGATATGAAGAATCGGCATTCATGCTGTCAAAACTCGCCGGTTTTGATAATATATTTTATGAACGGCTGCGGGAAACGCCTGAATCCAGCAAAATTTCCGATCACCGAAAAGAACTGGGGGATTCATTGTACAACCGGATCGTGGAATACAACCAGTATGACATCAAACTATACGAAAACGTGCTCCAAAAATCTGAAGCACACTTTGCCGGATTCATGACGAAATACGCTGCAGAGTTTGAAAGATCAAAAACAAACCGCCCTGAAAAGGCAGCTCTACGAGATTCTTTTATGAGTTAA
- a CDS encoding carbohydrate porin, with product MKKSLSLIILFVLCCTTNGICSDSLRSTLNLHGQEAGHQSVLLQEFREAWNEVQNSTGPLTIEGDVLGYIQSYGSTKIDGETKDSNTYGAYKARVRLHWEPIKDGKFFFQVQGGASDVNSNPSRRGLVLSSLNSQASRTSPGGKASISDVLYTQHFADKKMFVSLGYTDPESFMDENRFAGNGRIQFVNSMFNNEPIFDGIDSNLPIIAAGFNPQKEFKLTVLAQSTTYAGCPANERKDEFEDMADSPLIGGQLTYSPSFGNLKGNYRIFGWTNTYDQPGINAGDESINWGVAFNMDQDITENFGIFARLGKGNGAINSISWTWSAGTHWQGPIPSREQDVWGVAAGGVQGNRHTANKDMEYHYETYYQAKLTDNFSIVPDLTYVTNSNANSNNDDIVFGMLKFFFTFSTPGS from the coding sequence ATGAAGAAGTCCCTTTCCCTGATCATCCTCTTTGTTCTTTGCTGCACGACAAACGGGATCTGCAGCGACTCCCTGCGTTCCACCCTTAACCTGCACGGGCAGGAAGCCGGGCATCAATCCGTGCTGCTGCAAGAATTCCGTGAGGCATGGAACGAGGTGCAGAACTCCACCGGACCGTTGACCATCGAAGGCGACGTGCTCGGATACATTCAGTCATACGGAAGTACGAAGATAGACGGGGAAACGAAAGACAGCAACACATACGGTGCTTATAAAGCACGCGTACGCCTGCATTGGGAACCTATAAAAGACGGAAAGTTTTTCTTTCAGGTTCAGGGCGGGGCCTCGGATGTAAACAGCAACCCATCCAGACGCGGACTGGTTCTCTCCTCGCTTAACTCTCAGGCTTCACGAACAAGTCCCGGCGGCAAGGCATCTATTTCTGACGTGCTCTACACACAGCACTTTGCGGACAAAAAAATGTTTGTATCGCTGGGTTACACCGACCCCGAATCATTCATGGACGAAAACCGTTTTGCAGGGAATGGCCGCATTCAGTTCGTAAACTCCATGTTTAACAACGAGCCCATCTTTGACGGTATTGACAGCAACCTTCCCATTATTGCCGCCGGGTTCAATCCTCAGAAAGAATTCAAACTGACCGTACTGGCCCAGTCCACGACCTATGCAGGATGTCCGGCCAATGAACGAAAAGATGAGTTTGAAGACATGGCCGACAGCCCACTCATCGGCGGACAGCTGACTTATTCTCCCAGCTTCGGCAATCTCAAAGGTAATTACCGCATCTTCGGCTGGACCAACACCTACGACCAGCCGGGAATCAACGCCGGGGATGAATCGATCAACTGGGGCGTGGCTTTCAACATGGATCAGGATATCACCGAGAATTTCGGAATATTCGCACGGCTGGGCAAAGGTAACGGGGCAATAAACAGCATCAGCTGGACATGGTCCGCAGGTACGCACTGGCAGGGTCCCATCCCCAGCCGGGAGCAGGATGTCTGGGGCGTGGCAGCAGGAGGGGTGCAGGGAAACAGGCACACCGCAAACAAGGACATGGAATACCATTACGAAACATACTATCAGGCCAAACTGACCGATAACTTCTCCATCGTCCCGGACCTGACCTACGTAACCAACTCCAACGCCAACAGTAATAATGACGATATAGTGTTCGGAATGTTGAAATTCTTCTTCACTTTTTCCACACCCGGTTCATAA
- a CDS encoding CinA family protein: MIKTIVPSIGKILVDKGWTMATAESCTGGLVAATLTDFSGSSAWFSGAVVAYSNEIKMSLLHVPETVIIEHGAVSEETVRAMAEGVCKTMGVNVGISLSGIAGPTGGTPDKPVGTVWMGWHVNGETYAEKILFSGDRMDVKQQSLQTVLEKLHKFLKES, encoded by the coding sequence ATGATCAAAACAATTGTACCTTCTATAGGAAAAATTCTTGTTGATAAAGGCTGGACCATGGCCACGGCTGAATCCTGCACCGGAGGACTTGTAGCCGCGACCCTGACCGACTTCTCCGGAAGTTCCGCATGGTTTTCCGGGGCAGTAGTAGCATACTCAAACGAAATAAAAATGTCTCTGCTGCATGTTCCCGAAACAGTAATAATAGAACACGGCGCGGTCAGCGAGGAAACTGTCCGGGCCATGGCTGAGGGAGTCTGCAAAACCATGGGCGTGAATGTTGGCATATCACTTTCCGGGATTGCTGGCCCCACGGGAGGCACTCCGGACAAACCGGTAGGCACCGTCTGGATGGGCTGGCATGTTAACGGGGAGACATACGCTGAAAAAATACTCTTCAGCGGAGACCGTATGGACGTTAAACAGCAGAGCCTGCAAACTGTACTTGAAAAGCTGCACAAGTTTTTGAAAGAGAGTTAA